The Topomyia yanbarensis strain Yona2022 chromosome 3, ASM3024719v1, whole genome shotgun sequence nucleotide sequence tggTTGTCCACATTTTGCTCCCTCTGTTGAATTCGGGCCTGTTTTGCCGCGACACCCACTTTGCGTTCAGAGCGAGTGATACGTTCACCGTCCAGTCGAGTATCACATCTTTCAGCTTCTGTCCCCAAGGTATTTCCCATCACCTCCATAGCTTGTAATAACGATGAAAAGCCTTGGTTGAAGATGCTGACTGCCAAATATGTCGCAACATTGATCATCTGTCTGCCAAAATTTGTTCAAGTGTTTTGATGGTAAGGCACCGATTCCACTATTCAGACACCCTTTGATGTTTTGGGTGTGAGTTCCTAAGCATCTTTCTAATACatcattagatgatagactttcgtagatcCTGACATGTTCGAAAGTTTCTAAAGTTCCTTTTACTTCAGCCTGGCACCCCTTGCACTAACTGTCCTCGCCGGGTGAACAAATAGAGTGTtggggattttcgttcgatgacgagcagtgttcgagggaagtccagattgcatttcgcatatgttctacAGAATTTGACTTTCTCTGAATCGCCAgaccataaaattttgttagctcGCCGGTTGATTTGTCTGACAACTTTCCCTTTGCTTTCCCACCGATACCTTTGTactctttcttcagttttcgtaatctcgttCCCACACGCTTCTCAGCATATTCGACGCATTCTTTATTCCGTATGATAATCTcgccccaaaaaaaaaaaaaacaggaaaCTATTCACAGACGCTCACATATACATAAACCGTCAAGAATGAACCGGTGAATTCTTTAAGCAATGGtttttccatagacaagcgCCATAGTGATGTGCCGCGCTTAATATCTCAGAAACAGCCGGAGATGGGTTACTTTCCGTTGCTAGCAACATAccaaggaatatgattttcaccaaatacTTTCTGTGGTGTATTCTAAGatacatatagattgaaattaaacacaaaaaattgattttttgaaaccgtgagagtagaagacccccttaattaaccctctggaagtcgcgcatatggcccactgaacgagcagcggctgatgctctaagacgatttcgctaacttttcagagcagcgtgcactcagtgcactagcgtgacttccagagggttaatGTAAATATCTCCCTTATCTGCGAATAcacaatatcaaaagaaagggcatattgcatcCGTCAAACTCTCCGAAGATGCAATTGATCTAGCATTAGCTGTTTTAGTGTTAATAATAGGTTGCATGTTGGTGGTCTTATTTCTAGTTATGGGAAAAGGATAAAAATAGGACCAAGTATTAAAGAAGCGTGATGGGAAAGTGACCTAAAGTTTTCCAGGCAGAGgtatatgcaatatacacctgctcggaggtctgcaggaaacgaaactacaggcatgcaaaaatcgcaatcttctcggaCACCCAAGCAGCACTGTGGGCAAAAAGGTCGTGGAAATGTGAGTCTAAACTGGTTTGGGAGtcacatctttacaacaactggAAACTCGGAATAAAGTGATTGTATCCAGGCCACCAAGGAATGGGTGGTAACGAAGTGGCCGATGAATTACCAGCACCATTTCTAGGCTTACCTGGGCCATCAAACTAGAACTTTCATCTTGGGCAAGAGGCCAACTACTAAACGGGTGGCATAGCGTAGTAGGTACTTGAAATGCTAAGAAATCCATACATCCAGATATaacgagagccaaaaaactaatggatctaaaatgaaaagacttacgtataatcacaggCCTATTGGCAGGACATTTTCCTGTCAAGTATCATCggaaaaaaatggcaaaagtcaagatgacattttgtcgattctgtaactacgagcccgagagctcggaacatattcttTACCATTGTGCAGTATTATTTCTTCGAAGGAAGCGATACTTtggaaggcatcttatgacgcctcacgaggtatggcatacatgtctcaaacagatcctcagctacattaataatgtactactacgggacgacacatgtggacaaacaagcaactcgcttccaactgcACTggatttttgcaatttgtaaCTTGTAGAGCAAACGGGTGcggccacaaaagataacctgaatagtggtcgcagtggtaaagttaacaaaaaatgtcatttcATTACTGATTCTTAGAATTAAAGCAGATATGTTGCTGTCAATTTATATAGACTCTGCATTGATTGACAGCCGAGTAAATAACGAAATGGAGCGATACTCTCCCAAAGAGCGCCAACATAGGCTTATTGCCCTATCTCAGCTCTGAATAATAGTAATGATGGTAACAACAATTTTATAGATTGTTCGTCATACCAAAGCCTTGATTGGAAAAAGGTTTTACTTGACTGGGTTCAAGTGACAACAGTCATATTCGTCTTTTATGTAGAATATGGTGATAGTTTGACTCCACTACACACTGTTtacacaaacaacaaacaaccacCAAATGTGGTAGATAATAATGTTGAAAGTATTGTACTACTACTACGTTCAAATGCAGACTGTTTAGTCCAACATGCTAGAATGGAATTGAAAGAATGTATAGCCATTGCCACCGTTCGGGATCCGAGAACACAGTATCAATTTACCGGAACCATAATCCGATTTTGTTTTCCAATCAAATTTATTCGAACTGGAAACTACCGTACATAGGAACCTCCAGTATAGTACCTATGAAAGAGCTGTCACCCTTCAAATCGGTAAATTGCAGCTGCCTTTTTCATCCACCACTCTTTTCGTTGAAGCAACCGATCGCCGGATCTCTGCATCCAGCAGAAAATTCAATAGATTGAAGCGTATGGTTCCTCGTGCAGCTGGGCTGCAATCTGAGTATTTTCATAGCATACGTTCTACCTACACTGTAGCTCTATTCCTGCCATAGTATATTGAACGCAATTTACGGTAGAGATTAGAGCATATTCCACACATCCGGATAAAAGATACAAATAGATAAAAGAAACACCCTGCCCCACACAATGCGACAAAATGTGTACGTATGCACCATGTCGTAAACAATTTCAGGTGGCTTCTTTTCATTAATTCATTCATTTACTTAGGTACTGCAGTTTGATATTCAACCTCTTATATTTACAAGTTATTTCCATTTCAAATTCCAATAGGGTATTTTGCCTATTATAGTAGTAGAACCTATTGTCACCATATTCAGCTACTCTTTGTTTCGATACAAGGATATAAGATAATGGCAATATTCATCACGTTAgtaaatatgtgcaatgaaATGATCAGGTTTTTTTCTACATTTATTGAGAACATGGTTCGTGTAGACGATACGGATAAGATAATACATAAATAGAAGTATTAAATGAAATACTGCGAAGCGAATTGTCATTAATTCGCTAGATAAATTCTACGTTAATAAAACGAATCGTATAATGCgctttttcaatagcgatcgaTTAGTTCAAAATGTTCTGGTACTTATTTACGGACCCCCTTCGATTCTTTTTacttgttgaaaaatttcaaattagtttcagctttatattagtttcaaactcaaaatcattccaaaccaaatttgaccaacaaAATTGTTTACTATTTATCGCTGTTTCAACAATTTATTATTAGAAGTTTGTAATTTCTCAAAAAGTCCGACTTTCAATTTTTCCCATCTAACTAAATTGAGATAAGATTACAACTTAGATTGGCCCTGAAATAAATACtagattgtttttattttgttgcatTCATTTTTTGACAACGAACAGATCTTGGCACTAACCCCTTTTTACTCTCGACTCCAGCAGCTACTATTTACTATCGTCAAGTAATggaataaattaattgaattctcCGTATCAACAGAAAATCCAGTCTTGTCGGAGCTTAAAATTTGGTGATGAATATACTTGCTCCATAGCGTAGGAAATGGTGTTGATGATACAGACAAATGATTTCTTATCTTACCCCGAGAAACGACATCGGCGGAATTATCGAAAGTTTTTACGTATCTCCATTCAAAACTATCTTCAGTAGAGGTAATTTCACATACTCTGTTTCGCACGAAAATTTTTAGTAGACTAGGATTTTTCTTCAACCATGCGAGAATCACTTAGTTGTTAGATCACTTCACTACACGATTGCTCTGAAGTGCAAATTCGAGGAAGAAATAATTGCCCGCACGAGACGGTGCAGCAGTAATGCAGCCGCTAGTTCCTTGCGAGGAATTATGAGAGCTGCCTTTGGAAATACTTTCCATTTCCCACAAAGACTACGGATCACGGATCGAATATAGACACAGGCTCCTAATGCACCTTGGGAAGCATCCGCGAAGCCATGCAGCTCAAAGTGAGCAGCATTGGTCACCACTACCTGACGTGGTATATGCAGTTCATTGATTCCGTCGATAGCGGCAAAGaattatttccatttttttttcaacaaattctCCTGTAATTTGTACATCCCAACCAATATTCTCCTTCCAGGTTTGCTGCATCACAAGTTTGCCAATGATAACTACTGGAGACACCAACCCCAAAAAATAAATCTCTGTTCTGGTCTCCAACAGCTCTAAACTATTCGATGACCACTAGTGCAAATGGAATTCACCGTTCTTCAGCAAGTgaattaatttgttttgcaCTTCGCGTGCGTGTGATAAGTCGTCGTATCCAAACAAGCCATTATCAacgaaaaaaattcttatcgAATATATCCGCTGCCACTGGAAACTTCTCTCGTTCGTCGCTGGACAGCTGCTTAAAGGCCTTTGTGGCCAAAAAGGGACAGATGCCGTGCCTTATGTAACCGTTGTTAATTTCAATATACGTACGACGCTCGATGTCATGCGTCGTCAAGAATAATCTGCCTATCACCTAATCCGtgtgcagttgtgttagtgcgagattgaggttaaatcgggtggaATTTTTGCCTAATGAGGCTAAATCAGATGGCGAAACGTAAACATCGCGTATATATAAatgtctatacacattgcaactgtgttggtgtcctagacgtcaaataagtcatgTGGATCGTTAAATTCATTGATCTCTTTGCAGTGCCCAAGAGCTTCGTATTCACTCAAGAAATCTGAATATTGCTGCTTCAATTCATGGTGGTGACTCGATCTTCTCTCCAATGCATAGAATTTTCTTAGCGCATTAACACTGAAGTCGCCGATCTCACTAAAACAATCGTTGAGTGGCAACTTAATAATATATCTGCCAGAAGCATATCGTCGATGAGTGTTTAGAAAATTTTGCTCGCATTCTTCTTCATTGCAGCCATGTACCTCATTGTAAAAACTGCGGATAAGctagaactagttcatatttctatccatagatggtgctttagacattcgaacaacactaaaagtgagaatatgacagatattttaattgtctacaactttgttaacaattaaaaaccgatttgaaattatccggaaaagttgaTTAATGTTTTAACGaagtctaagtctaagttagtttcacagaaaccCTAGTGGTTTGTAAGTCAATTCACACGCACTTTTATCATTTTCCAGATACCTGTATTTAATTGAACAGTGCATTCAGCGGAATTTaagagcttggaaagtctcatcttttagctgaaaattataattccagattccacctgatatagggcaccaataatatttttgggatgaaaagtattagataagtgttgaccaaactagtatgatattaatattcttttccaagatggtgagtgattcctcccgcagaaatagctttttcaatgatgtatgccctctttttcattttttcgattgttctcggggatgactgataactatttttgcatgaacctcctactttgttagcatcttcgtataaaatttacttgtcctgaacttcaacctttatatttgaacaaactcaatgaaactgttaacaccattgcaatatttcgcgaatttcattgcaatgcttggttaaaaacgctgattatctttttctaaattaactcaatgtgataaacagtgaacaaaaaactttgagtttttggatcaagatattttttttgggatatattcgtggatttgtatgtatataaggtttttcttgtactcaaatcatattttgttttcaaaagtaatacatttcgcataatctaggatcaattgattaacgatttctcgcataattgataggaaatggtcGTAAAATCCAACAATATACtttgtggaaaaaaattgaatgaatcgtttcacgctaaccactaatttgaACAGTTACTTCTGTGGTTTGCGTTCAATTATAAACtgtgcagtggcgtagccagaaatttggtttggaggaaGTTTTGATGAAagtcgcaaattttttgaaaaaatcttaaaatttaatatgagtttgataaattattgaaaactcaaaaacattagtagtctaacagacgtcattccagtctataaacaagaaggatcaacatggaacagttttcaaacctctatagattattttcttgtataatatgtcaatgtagtcaaaaattgcgatcttttaaagtgggataaatgatctataaaattttcaacgttcaagatcacctaatataataatccctgactttgaaggtttgacaacttcgggaagttatcaacataaaacagcgcctgctttgatatagaaattttagtgattaattctcatagaggtaattatggtgaattaatttttcaaaaatattaaaagacatggtgccttcagcaaagtttttgataatgtcatttcaaacaattttgttgaaaatatgaaggctacatgaattcaacatataaggatttaaatggactgggcatgCTATATTTCCTTTAGTGAAGagaaatttaggtgaaaactatttttttctgtgctacggataaaattgtttgaaacaatcattgcgagttgagaacacaaaacctataactaaattatggatggatggaactgaaacttacgtttcgacttcataTCATCAGAAACccacactaacttggtgggcggactaagctagcgccgaattgaagctagctcctgaaaatggaatcactctttgtgacGCTCGGgactttcgcgatgatacacgcgatcgtgaattCCCCACGCCCgcgaatatttatttatttgtttatttatttaataatttttttcatttatttatttatttatttatttatttatttatttatatttctaTATACTCGTAGAGTAAGGTAACACCCTAATAAAATTTATACAATCGGATTCTACGTTGCCCGTCACAATCTTTTTCATACgatatacaaaaaaatgttatgcTAAAACTAAACACAGATAACACAGTCCCTATTCTTTACTTTATCGCTCATCCCACTCAAGTTAGATCCCTTCATTTAGCCAGGCCATACATTAATGACGGAATCTTGCTGCTGAATTGACAAATTTGATTCTAATTGGAAGGCGATTTCACTGGATGGTTAAACGAACGAAAAATGTATAATGAGAGGAGTTATGAGCTATTAGAGCAAAGTGACGAACTCTGGTGCTTCTAAAAAGCTGCAACTTGTCAAGGAGATAGTTTGGACCATTGTGTATAATATTATACAAGGTGACATAGCATCGGAATTGGAAAAATCTGTTAAAAGAACATCCCAACAGTTGCCGCTGTAGATGTGTTACACTAGGGAACCTAGACAAATTGAAAACCCGTCGAATACAATGGTTTAATGATACTCTTAATCGATTATAAGAAGCAGCTGAAGTATTCGAAATTTATTCCAAACCATAAGAAAAATAAGGTAATGAAAGTGATTTAAACAGCTTAGTTTTGGTAGAAACATGAAGCATTCCCGCAGTAAGTCTTAAGTGTCGTCTGCATAGATTTTTCCACACTGAGCATTTATTTGGGAATCCCATTCAAGGTTTGATTGGAATATCACGCCTAGACTGCAAGCTTTGACAACATACTCTATTTTTTCATTGTCGATGATTATATCCGGTAGCGTGATGCGAATTTGCCTTCTAGAAATAAACGTTGCTTTGGTTTTTGATGAATTAATGGGGAGCAGATTACTCAAGGACCAATCCACTAAGTTGGAATCAGTTGAGCAGATGTACAATTGTACATCATCTGCAAACATGCGAATTAAGCAGTACTTTAGAACTAAGGGCAAATAGTTTATCAACAACGAGAACAGTAGCGGTCCTAGAACGGATCCTTGGGAGACGCCCGACAAAATGGTGATTGGACTTGATAGACTGCCATTTATTTCTACTGCTTGTATACGTAAATTCGAATATGATTGTATAAGAGAAACAGCATCACGATTAAAACTAAGCTGATGTGATAGTTTCTAAAGTAATTTGACGTGAGATACTCTATCAAATGTTTTTGAGAAATCTATTAAAAGCAAAAAAGCAACGCCTCTTTTATCGATAAACTAGTGTATATCATCGTGTACTTCAACTAGCGCCGATTGGTTTAAAAACAAGTGTTCGTAAAAACGAGTCTaatttcaatttcttcggcTAGTTATAAAGGTATAGTTTTGTTTAATTTGTACATTATACAGTTATACTATACAGTTATACTATCTAAtgtaaaaatcaatatataactAATACATACATGTCTAACACAATATATTATTAACACACATACATCATTTTGCAGGATCACGTTCAAACAGATCTATTCTTTAATCGAGATACCGAATTTTGATCAAACCATCGAACCCGACGCGTATAAAGAGCCATCAAATAGTGAAAACGAGCAGTTGGTAATAGAATGGCAGGAGAAAGTATTCAGCCGGTATGAACTCGACTACTACAGTAACAAAGATAATTGTAACACAGATCTACAGAAAAACTTTCACCACACAATCAAAACATCCGGACTGATCGCAAAGGATTACGAAAGCAAGATTTTTACATACACGACTGCTGAAAACTATACACCAGATGAGGATCTAACCAATGTCGCTCAAATTAGTGAATATCAGCTGAAACAAGAAGGAACTGATTTCGAGAGTATGTTTATAATGGCAGATCTCGAATCAGAAGTACTGCTGTTTTCAATCAAGTGGAATCCAAAGGAGAAAATGTTACTCGTTTACCCAGATTTCAACTGTATGAAGGTCAATCCTTACTATAAGGAAATTCAAGGTGATAGTCGGCAAATGTATCATTTCGGAATAAAGAACTTGAGTCAAAAGAGAAAATTAACTGGTTCAACAGAGACTGTAAAACTGCAAGATAATTTGATTGATAAGGTAGATTTATGTATTTATCAGATTATATTCTTATTGATATAATTTTTGCATCTTTACTTTCCAGTTCAACAGGTTAACACTAAGAGAGGGACTTTCAAGAGATAATTTCTTATGTCCAGAAAGCCACGAACTTCAATTTTTGGTGCTTTTACAAATAATTTCGGCAACTGAGCTTTTATATGATACTGCCCATGTGCGATTCAAGTACACTCTACCAATTGGGGCAAAAGTCGTCGATGGATTCACCGATGGTTGCACGCATAGCAGCAAAGAATTCCAAGGTGTTTGCCATTACGGCCATTGCCATGAAATATTACTGAAAGTTCCAGAAACAAGTGATATGAAAGGTCAAattcatttcaattattaatGCGTGTCTCTGAGGTAATAATTATATAATTTTAGATGTTGTAAAAATATACTTTGAAATTATATCGATTGACAATTGGAAGCGCGAACGATTGCTAGGGTGAGTGGGGTTCAAAGTTTTACTGCACGGTTATCatgataatttgaaataatttacaGAAACGCATACATCAGTTTGCCTTTGCAAACACAGACGATAGAAACGACACTGCATTGTATCAATATAACAAACAATCAAAGATTTTATGATAAACTGGAAACCTTCCTTGTAGGGGGacgtcgacaagttaaactaaaAGAGTTTTATGGACAGGTaacgattaatttttttttcacgacAAACATttcaagttttatttttattttaaactagGACGATTACAGGCTGTTAAACCGCTACGGAAGTGAAACTAGCTTAGCCGGGAAGTTACAAATAAAA carries:
- the LOC131687387 gene encoding tectonic-like complex member Mks1, with protein sequence MAIFITITFKQIYSLIEIPNFDQTIEPDAYKEPSNSENEQLVIEWQEKVFSRYELDYYSNKDNCNTDLQKNFHHTIKTSGLIAKDYESKIFTYTTAENYTPDEDLTNVAQISEYQLKQEGTDFESMFIMADLESEVLLFSIKWNPKEKMLLVYPDFNCMKVNPYYKEIQGDSRQMYHFGIKNLSQKRKLTGSTETVKLQDNLIDKFNRLTLREGLSRDNFLCPESHELQFLVLLQIISATELLYDTAHVRFKYTLPIGAKVVDGFTDGCTHSSKEFQGVCHYGHCHEILLKVPETSDMKDVVKIYFEIISIDNWKRERLLGNAYISLPLQTQTIETTLHCINITNNQRFYDKLETFLVGGRRQVKLKEFYGQDDYRLLNRYGSETSLAGKLQIKCQILQQHRPQIIEMSVPKTKKHGKLRANVVTIEELLSSYHRARERLEEIVNLKY